One Paraburkholderia phytofirmans OLGA172 genomic window carries:
- a CDS encoding BspC domain-containing protein has protein sequence MDRTNVLRRLLRLVGRLATFAAGLSLICTAPAYADQLEQHNDLVNRFVNDMHADPLVADCAAHGNFVASTSTAFDHVEFPPSSFDSAHASVTPWNDSFDEGKQRVKVDNIVIVEGLGIRQNGDGDPADLKFRCGYVGARMLAFSWNDPVPPARAHQSGSTGSQASSGKHKSVKGKHSASGKTTKNAAGKSSKASAGKSSRATSSKSSSKSTAKKHPAKKTQ, from the coding sequence ATGGATCGCACCAACGTACTGCGCCGATTGCTGCGGTTGGTCGGTCGGTTAGCAACATTTGCAGCGGGTCTCTCGCTCATTTGCACTGCTCCCGCATATGCCGATCAACTCGAACAGCACAACGATCTCGTCAACAGATTTGTCAATGACATGCATGCAGACCCGCTAGTCGCGGACTGCGCTGCTCATGGCAACTTTGTTGCAAGCACATCGACCGCCTTCGACCATGTCGAATTTCCCCCCAGCTCCTTCGACAGCGCGCATGCGTCGGTCACCCCTTGGAACGATTCGTTCGACGAGGGCAAGCAGCGCGTCAAGGTGGACAACATCGTTATCGTCGAGGGCCTCGGTATCCGCCAGAACGGCGACGGAGATCCAGCCGATCTCAAGTTCCGCTGCGGCTACGTGGGCGCCCGGATGCTGGCGTTCAGCTGGAACGATCCGGTGCCGCCGGCCCGTGCGCATCAATCCGGCTCGACCGGATCGCAAGCGTCTTCGGGCAAGCATAAGAGCGTGAAGGGCAAGCACTCGGCTAGTGGCAAAACTACGAAGAACGCGGCCGGGAAGTCCTCGAAGGCAAGCGCAGGGAAATCTTCGAGAGCGACCTCCAGCAAATCTTCGAGCAAATCGACCGCGAAGAAGCACCCGGCGAAAAAGACTCAATAA
- a CDS encoding response regulator transcription factor has translation MRFSILNSDAERRDGLKALLRQIDRLARFNEAQDWRQVERTLKRLRPDLLVIDWQDWMSVDDTRHLLSHYPDLRIAVLTDEVSPTAVRDLMDEGVLGVVPRETDPCLIVRAFEMVLLGGHYVPPGALALSPPLPPDAAIRPFDEKSPPPRRTKLSNGLSPRQEQIMRCVHMGSTNKMIARTLGISEGTVKIHLTSIFQQLGAPNRAAAVALYNGWLSAHLQVLRNDDKGPVRPVMGQAGVVPLRRRTPRRFQYPLPANDAADTLPMAAEPSTPYGDAPPGLAAEQVTQDSA, from the coding sequence ACTCAACTCAGACGCGGAACGACGCGATGGACTCAAAGCACTGCTGCGGCAAATCGACCGTCTAGCGCGCTTTAACGAAGCACAGGACTGGCGTCAGGTTGAACGTACGCTCAAGCGCCTGCGGCCCGACCTGCTCGTGATCGACTGGCAGGACTGGATGTCGGTTGACGATACCCGTCATCTGCTCAGCCACTACCCAGACCTGCGCATTGCAGTGCTGACCGACGAGGTCTCTCCAACTGCCGTGCGGGACCTGATGGACGAGGGTGTGCTCGGCGTGGTTCCGCGCGAAACCGACCCGTGCCTGATCGTGCGCGCTTTCGAGATGGTTCTGCTGGGCGGTCACTATGTGCCGCCCGGTGCGCTGGCGCTCAGCCCTCCGCTACCGCCGGATGCCGCCATCCGGCCGTTCGACGAAAAAAGTCCGCCGCCGCGCCGGACCAAACTTTCCAACGGCCTGTCGCCTCGCCAGGAGCAGATCATGCGCTGCGTCCACATGGGCAGCACCAACAAGATGATCGCGCGCACGCTCGGCATCAGTGAAGGCACCGTCAAGATCCACCTGACCAGCATATTTCAGCAACTCGGCGCGCCAAATCGTGCCGCCGCGGTCGCGCTCTACAACGGCTGGCTGTCGGCTCATTTGCAAGTACTGCGCAACGATGACAAAGGTCCGGTTCGTCCGGTAATGGGCCAAGCCGGCGTGGTGCCATTGCGGCGCCGCACGCCGCGGCGCTTCCAGTACCCGTTACCGGCGAACGACGCGGCCGACACGCTGCCAATGGCGGCCGAACCAAGCACGCCTTACGGCGACGCACCCCCCGGGTTGGCGGCGGAACAGGTCACGCAAGATTCGGCGTAA
- a CDS encoding energy-coupling factor ABC transporter permease, with amino-acid sequence MGFLYTPLPFWVAVGGWIATAIVVALALWKNPFKRLQDGTLQHVWLAIIVAVSVLWASNAWLDDGTVMHLLGATLVVTLFDWALALIAMAIVTGLAAVVFDAPWQGIALTFLVFGALPVGISTLIQRASIAWLPRNLFMFIFGQGFVSPAIAVSLTAAAALGVHIALADGSMTVVPVGYAFSVLLLATGEAWFTGMSTALIAVYRPAWVTTYDVRRYRLGGPRT; translated from the coding sequence ATGGGTTTCCTCTACACACCGCTTCCGTTCTGGGTCGCTGTCGGTGGCTGGATCGCCACTGCGATAGTGGTCGCGCTCGCGCTCTGGAAAAATCCTTTCAAACGACTTCAGGACGGCACACTCCAGCATGTCTGGCTCGCGATCATCGTCGCGGTGTCGGTGCTGTGGGCGAGCAACGCGTGGCTCGACGATGGCACTGTCATGCATCTGCTTGGCGCCACGCTGGTCGTCACATTATTCGATTGGGCGCTGGCGCTGATCGCCATGGCGATAGTCACCGGTCTTGCCGCCGTCGTCTTCGACGCCCCCTGGCAGGGCATTGCGCTGACTTTCCTCGTGTTCGGTGCGCTGCCTGTCGGCATCTCGACCTTGATCCAGCGCGCCAGCATCGCCTGGCTGCCGCGCAACCTCTTCATGTTCATCTTCGGCCAGGGTTTTGTCTCACCCGCCATTGCCGTGTCGCTCACGGCGGCCGCGGCACTCGGCGTTCACATTGCGCTCGCCGACGGCTCGATGACCGTGGTGCCGGTCGGCTACGCGTTCAGCGTGCTTCTGCTAGCCACCGGCGAGGCCTGGTTCACAGGCATGTCGACGGCATTGATCGCGGTCTACCGCCCGGCGTGGGTGACCACTTATGATGTGCGTCGATATCGATTGGGCGGGCCACGCACCTGA